The Parachlamydia acanthamoebae genome includes a region encoding these proteins:
- the rfbG gene encoding CDP-glucose 4,6-dehydratase — protein MINYFGDVFKGLPVLITGHTGFKGSWLSIWLQALGAKVIGYSLPAPTQPSHFSITHLDQKMVHITGDICHYDKIYDTIQEHQPAFVFHLAAQSLVLKSYTDPKETFDANVGGTVNVLEAVRNSECVKGCLVITTDKCYENKEWTWGYRENDTLGGSDPYSASKAMAELATQAYRASFFESSKCVASARAGNVIGGGDFSDFRLVPDSMKALMSNKLIEVRNPHSVRPWLHVLDALSGYLCLAQNLLQHEQTFAGAWNFGPMEQQGVSVEALVQKAVDYWGEGDWINLEAIGQKREMHLLRLNWDQAAHHLKWHPVYNWHEALEDTVKWFKAFHNDPKVADNENMYQVALDHIKKYCIYAQKRELKWAESKNLLAVEG, from the coding sequence ATGATTAACTATTTTGGCGATGTATTTAAAGGGTTACCAGTCCTGATAACAGGCCACACCGGATTTAAAGGTTCTTGGCTTTCCATTTGGCTGCAAGCATTAGGAGCTAAAGTTATTGGGTATAGTTTACCGGCTCCTACCCAACCAAGCCATTTCTCAATAACCCATCTCGATCAAAAGATGGTGCATATCACTGGGGATATTTGTCATTACGACAAAATTTATGATACCATTCAAGAACATCAACCCGCTTTCGTTTTCCATTTAGCCGCGCAATCGCTTGTATTAAAATCATATACAGATCCCAAAGAAACCTTCGATGCTAATGTGGGGGGCACAGTTAATGTGTTGGAAGCTGTGCGAAATAGTGAGTGCGTGAAAGGCTGCTTAGTCATTACGACAGATAAATGTTATGAAAATAAGGAATGGACATGGGGCTACCGTGAAAACGATACTTTGGGTGGAAGTGATCCCTATAGTGCTAGTAAAGCCATGGCAGAACTAGCGACACAAGCTTATCGTGCCTCGTTTTTCGAATCATCGAAATGTGTTGCATCTGCAAGAGCAGGGAATGTCATTGGTGGAGGTGATTTTTCTGATTTTCGTCTTGTTCCAGATAGCATGAAAGCATTGATGAGCAATAAGTTAATTGAAGTTAGAAATCCTCATAGTGTACGTCCTTGGTTGCATGTTTTGGATGCACTCAGTGGCTACTTATGCCTTGCTCAAAACTTACTTCAACATGAACAAACCTTTGCAGGAGCATGGAATTTTGGCCCAATGGAGCAGCAAGGCGTATCTGTAGAGGCTCTTGTTCAAAAAGCGGTGGATTATTGGGGAGAAGGCGATTGGATCAACCTAGAAGCTATAGGACAAAAACGAGAAATGCATCTTTTGCGTCTCAATTGGGATCAGGCAGCTCATCATTTAAAATGGCATCCAGTTTACAACTGGCATGAAGCACTTGAAGATACGGTCAAATGGTTTAAAGCTTTTCATAATGATCCAAAAGTAGCAGACAATGAAAATATGTATCAAGTTGCTTTAGACCATATTAAAAAATACTGCATATACGCTCAAAAGCGAGAGCTAAAATGGGCAGAATCTAAAAACCTGCTGGCTGTGGAGGGATAA
- the rfbC gene encoding dTDP-4-dehydrorhamnose 3,5-epimerase, protein MEFISTPLKDAFLIDLNKLGDERGFFARLFCQKEFTQQGLEPAVVQVNNSYSVEKGTLRGLHYQLPPFEETKLVRCIQGSLYDVIVDLRVDSPTFKKSFGAVLSAENRLMMYVPKGFAHGFMTLQPNSEIMYFVSQFYSKECERGVRWDDPTFSIEWPAKPSLISERDKMHPNFDPSYHLNLAAV, encoded by the coding sequence ATGGAATTTATATCGACACCTCTGAAAGATGCTTTTCTGATTGATTTAAACAAGCTGGGTGATGAACGCGGATTTTTTGCGCGTCTTTTCTGCCAGAAAGAGTTTACTCAACAAGGTTTAGAGCCTGCTGTTGTTCAAGTGAATAATTCTTATAGTGTTGAAAAAGGAACATTGCGTGGATTGCATTATCAGCTTCCTCCTTTTGAAGAAACCAAGCTAGTGCGATGCATACAAGGCTCTTTGTATGACGTTATTGTGGACTTACGTGTGGATTCTCCCACCTTTAAAAAATCTTTTGGGGCCGTACTTTCTGCTGAAAATCGATTGATGATGTATGTGCCAAAAGGATTTGCACATGGTTTTATGACGCTGCAGCCGAATTCTGAAATCATGTACTTCGTTTCACAATTTTATTCTAAAGAATGTGAAAGAGGGGTGCGTTGGGATGACCCAACCTTTAGCATTGAGTGGCCAGCAAAGCCAAGCCTGATTTCTGAAAGGGACAAAATGCATCCTAATTTTGATCCTAGCTATCATTTAAACCTGGCGGCTGTATAA
- a CDS encoding NAD-dependent epimerase/dehydratase family protein, with amino-acid sequence MRILFTGASSFSGMWMVKQLADQGHQVTAIFKRSHTDYSGTRGQRVQAILPFVQAIFNCSFGSQRFLELTANKGPWDLFCHHAADVQNYKSPEFDVGIAVANNVSHLKQVLEALLMQQCKKVVLTGTVFEQNEGDGTYPLKAFSPYGLSKGLTSEIFRFYTEKLDMKLGKFVIPNPFGPYEEPRFTAYLVQKWFKKEVAAVSHPSYVRDNIHVALLAKAYVHFIENLKDEPGFEKLNPSGYVESQGSFTKRFSSELRPRLDLSCEFELHTQTDYSEPKERYNTDPLRYLEWDEQKAWDELAVFYQQTYGSYKHG; translated from the coding sequence ATGCGCATTCTTTTTACTGGAGCTAGTTCTTTTTCTGGTATGTGGATGGTCAAACAGTTGGCTGATCAGGGACATCAAGTGACAGCTATTTTTAAACGCTCCCATACCGACTATTCCGGAACACGCGGACAACGTGTTCAGGCCATTCTTCCTTTTGTTCAAGCTATTTTCAATTGTTCTTTTGGCAGCCAACGTTTTTTAGAACTTACCGCTAATAAAGGCCCATGGGATCTATTTTGTCACCATGCAGCCGATGTGCAGAATTATAAGAGCCCCGAATTTGATGTTGGAATAGCTGTCGCGAACAATGTCAGCCATCTTAAACAAGTTTTAGAAGCCTTATTGATGCAACAATGTAAAAAGGTGGTCTTAACGGGAACGGTTTTTGAACAAAATGAAGGGGACGGGACATATCCATTAAAAGCCTTTTCACCATACGGGTTATCAAAAGGCTTAACATCTGAAATTTTCCGATTTTATACCGAAAAATTGGATATGAAGTTAGGAAAATTCGTCATCCCTAACCCTTTTGGTCCCTATGAAGAGCCTCGTTTTACGGCATATCTTGTGCAGAAATGGTTTAAGAAAGAAGTTGCGGCAGTTAGTCATCCATCCTATGTCCGTGATAACATTCACGTAGCGTTACTCGCGAAGGCATATGTCCATTTCATAGAAAATCTTAAGGATGAGCCTGGCTTTGAAAAACTAAATCCTAGCGGTTATGTGGAAAGCCAGGGAAGTTTTACCAAGCGTTTTTCCTCAGAGCTGCGCCCTCGTTTAGATTTGTCTTGCGAATTTGAGCTGCATACTCAGACAGACTATTCAGAGCCGAAAGAACGTTATAATACGGATCCTCTTCGTTATCTGGAATGGGATGAGCAAAAAGCTTGGGATGAGCTAGCCGTATTTTATCAACAGACATATGGAAGCTATAAGCATGGTTGA
- a CDS encoding glycosyltransferase family 2 protein, which yields MVDSIGIVFITHCAKKHLPFCLPPLFNSSLKPRILVVNSSSNDGTVELAQAMGAETLVIERSLFNHGSTRELARKHLNTDIVVMMTPDAYLTNSEGLEYLLEPILQRKASIAYARQIAHTDADFFESFPREFNYPAQSHLRGIEDAAQFGTYTFFCSNSCAAYRNQALDEIGGFPSVLLGEDTAVVVQLLKKEHRIAYVAEAIVHHSHRYSLKQEFERHFDTGLARKKLHALLQEAGSDSARGKKYVREMIERLLQNQPLMIPYAFLHILAKWAGYKIGVIAIGCVFLEILLNF from the coding sequence ATGGTTGATTCTATAGGCATTGTCTTTATTACACATTGTGCGAAGAAGCATTTACCTTTTTGTTTGCCACCTCTTTTCAACTCATCTTTAAAGCCACGCATTCTTGTCGTGAATTCTTCGTCCAATGATGGAACAGTTGAACTTGCGCAAGCAATGGGAGCGGAGACGTTGGTGATTGAAAGGTCTTTATTCAATCATGGATCTACTCGGGAATTAGCGAGAAAACATCTCAATACAGATATTGTGGTGATGATGACCCCAGATGCCTATCTGACAAATTCCGAAGGATTAGAATATTTACTGGAGCCTATTCTTCAAAGAAAGGCATCCATTGCATATGCTCGCCAAATCGCACACACAGATGCGGACTTTTTTGAGTCCTTTCCGCGAGAATTTAACTATCCTGCTCAAAGTCATCTAAGAGGTATTGAAGATGCTGCTCAATTTGGGACGTACACTTTTTTTTGTTCAAATTCATGTGCAGCATACCGCAATCAAGCTTTAGATGAAATTGGAGGATTTCCTTCAGTCCTTTTAGGAGAAGATACAGCAGTTGTTGTCCAATTGTTGAAAAAAGAACATCGCATTGCTTATGTAGCTGAAGCTATCGTTCATCACTCACATCGCTATTCATTAAAGCAAGAGTTCGAGCGTCATTTTGATACAGGCTTAGCCAGAAAAAAACTTCATGCATTACTGCAAGAAGCCGGTTCAGATAGCGCTAGAGGAAAAAAATATGTGCGAGAAATGATTGAAAGGTTGTTGCAAAATCAACCGCTTATGATTCCATATGCATTTTTGCATATTTTGGCAAAATGGGCTGGATACAAAATCGGTGTTATTGCCATAGGCTGTGTTTTTCTGGAAATCCTGCTAAATTTTTGA
- a CDS encoding FKBP-type peptidyl-prolyl cis-trans isomerase gives MFHNVLHQVSALPTHRNVDDQVSSILSDEERHQISLCIANIFWNQLSQYSPFYDLDVVVENLNELETGKKMPLHKHECQQQMLSLLDKISSYHACLNLKAAELYLEEVAKRKNVVEVIPHKVYYEVLQSGNDAITTPEYTFKIHLIESRLCKGEEVVIQDTRLSKRPITLVLSDTILGFAKGASGMTCGERRKIYIHPDLAYGKYGRHGFQQLMICDVEKL, from the coding sequence GTGTTTCATAACGTTTTACATCAAGTTAGCGCATTGCCAACGCATCGAAATGTTGATGACCAAGTATCATCAATTTTGAGTGATGAGGAACGCCATCAAATTTCTCTTTGCATAGCAAATATATTTTGGAATCAATTATCTCAATATAGTCCTTTTTATGACCTCGATGTGGTAGTGGAAAATTTGAATGAACTAGAAACTGGAAAAAAAATGCCTCTTCACAAACATGAGTGTCAACAGCAAATGCTTTCCTTATTGGATAAGATATCTTCCTATCACGCATGTCTAAACTTGAAAGCTGCAGAGCTATATTTAGAAGAAGTCGCCAAGAGAAAAAATGTTGTGGAGGTTATTCCACACAAAGTCTATTACGAAGTCCTTCAATCAGGCAATGATGCCATAACAACTCCTGAATATACCTTTAAGATACACCTCATTGAAAGTCGGCTATGCAAAGGCGAGGAAGTAGTTATTCAAGATACCCGTTTATCCAAAAGACCTATTACACTAGTACTTTCAGATACCATTCTTGGTTTTGCTAAAGGGGCTTCTGGAATGACTTGTGGAGAACGACGCAAGATTTATATTCATCCAGACTTGGCTTATGGAAAATACGGTCGTCATGGATTCCAGCAGTTAATGATTTGTGATGTTGAGAAATTATGA